The Thermofilaceae archaeon genome segment GATACCCCTGATCCCCCCAAGTACCGTCCTCACCCTCTCCTCGCCCTCTTTGAGAAGCTTCCCCAGATCCCCACCGTAATCCCTCAGGACGAGCTCGGCTGCGGCCACTATGGCTTCAGCCTTCTGCTTCTGCAGACCCGCTACCCTTATCGCCTCCTCCACCCTTTTAACCCCAGCCGCTACAATCGATGCGGGGTCGACGCCTATCTCCCTCTCCAACCTTTCGAAGGCGAGGAAGGTGTTCCTCTCGTTCGTGTTCTGGGAGATTATCGTGGCGACGAGAACTCTAAACGGGTCTCCGCTCCTACCTGCCTTCAGCGCGGCGAACTCGCTTTCGTCGATCTGAAACCTCGCTCTGAGCAGTCTGAGGATCTCGTCGCCGAAGTCGTACTGCTCGGCACGCGCCGCCATCAGAAACCCCACCCATCACCTTTATTATCGCTACCTGTCGATGCTTTACCTGCAAGCTGAGGGAAAGGAGCCGCATGGGAGACTGCCCGAGCGCTTTTTAAATGGATGCTGCCAACCCCGGGGCGTGATTCCGCGGCTGGACTTGCACGTCCACAGCCAGTTTTCACCCTGCGCTAACGATGTGAGCATCGAGCGTGACGTAGAGACGGCTTTGGCTAAGGGGGTTCGCGTCATCGCCATCACGGATCACGGCACAGTCCCCTTCC includes the following:
- the nth gene encoding endonuclease III, coding for MAARAEQYDFGDEILRLLRARFQIDESEFAALKAGRSGDPFRVLVATIISQNTNERNTFLAFERLEREIGVDPASIVAAGVKRVEEAIRVAGLQKQKAEAIVAAAELVLRDYGGDLGKLLKEGEERVRTVLGGIRGIGEKTVDVLLAFSGFPVVPVDTHVRRVAKRLGIATGSSYEAVRESLHRVFREEYRLEAHLLLIKLGRELCKARSPQCPVCPLSKICPSADLRGKG